GTGTCCTCCAGCAGGAGTTTCGTGCGCGTGATGCTGTCGCGAAACTCCGCCCGGCTCAGATTCGTCAAGCGCTCGTGGCCGAACCCGTGGCTTGCGATCTCATGGCCGGCGGCGCTGATGTCGCGCACCAGCGCGGGGAAGCGCTCCGCCACCCAGCCCAGCACGAAGAAGGTGGCGTGCACGCCGTGCCGCTCGAAAAGCTCCAGCACGCGCCGGGTATTGCCGTCGACGCGGACGGGCCAGCGCGGCCAATCCTCGCGCCGGATGCACTGCTCGAAGGCCGCCACCTGGAAATAGTCCTCCACATCCACCGTCATGGCGTTGGTGACGGGCTCGAGCTGTGGCCGCGCCGTGCTCATGGGTCTTCCTGGCCTGAACCCGGGTACCGCGCGTCGGCGATCGCCGCCTCGTGCACGACCGGTGCCAGCGGCGACGCGGCCAGCAGCAGCACCTCCCGGCGTCGAACCTCTTCACGCAGCAACTGCAACATGACCCTGTTGCGTTCGAGGTCCAGCGAGGCAAGTACGCTTTCCGGATCCGATGGCACGACGGCACGCGTCAGATCCAGCTCCTCGGGCACCGCGGACGCTTCCAGCGTCGCCGGCACGCCGGCCATTTCCTCATGGATCTCATCGAGCACAATGGCGAGTTCCGTCTGGTCCAGGCTGTGCAGTTCCTCCAGATAACCGTGCAGCAGCAGACGGTCCATGACGAGATTGATCTTGCGGGGGATCCCGCCACTGGCCAGGTAAACCCCGGTAAAAACGTCGGGCGCCAGTTCCGGGTCGTCGTTCCAGCCGACGGCATGCAGGCGGTGCAGGACGTACGCGCGGCTTTCCTCCTCGCTCATGGGATCAAGCCGGTGGGAGGCAATGATGCGCTGGCGCAACTGTTCCATGTGGTTGCTGACGATGATGCGCCGCAATTCGGTCTGGCCGACCAGGAATACCTGCAGCAGCGCACGGCCCCTGAACTCGAAGTTGGACAGGATGCGCAGCATCTCGAGTGCCGCCGGGGTAAGCGTCTGCGCTTCGTCCACCACCAGCAGGGCATGCGTCTGACGGGCGTGCAGCGATATCAGGTGCCGCTTCACATCCTGCAGCAGAGCTTCCTTGCCGCGCCCCTCAAAAGGCAGGGCAAGCGCCGCGGCCACGGCCGGCAAGATGTCGTCGCCATCGAGGTTGGCTGAGGCAATGCTGGCCACGGCAAGGTTGCGATGTGCGAGTTCCTCGAACAGCTTCTGGATGAGCAGCGTCTTGCCGGTTCCGACTGCACCGGTGATGACCACGAAGCCTTCACCCTGCTCGAAACCGTAGAGCAGATACGCCATGGCGCGCTTGTGACCCTTGCTGGGGAACAGCATTCCCGCATCCGGGGTCAACTGGAAAGGCTTGCCACGCAGTTTGTAAAACGCCTGATACATGCCGTTCTCAGAACAGATGGGTGAACTGCAGGAAAACCACGTTCGCGCGGTATCCGTGCGCGTCGGGCGACACGGCATGCACATGGCGGGAATAGCGGCGCAGCCGCAGGCTGGCGAAGTTCTTCGGATCGAGCTGGTGCACGAGATCCAGTTGCGCGTACTGGCTGTAGTTGGTTTGCCCGTCCCGGTAGCGGTAACGCTGCCAGACATATGTCGGGGTCAACGTGGTCAATGGCCCGATATTGAACAGCCAGGCGACATCCGCATTGGTCACTCTCTCCCGACCGCTGTTCAGGAGAAAATAGTTGCGCCGCTCGTCGTACAACGTGACCCTCAAGACGCCTTTGGGCATCTCGTAGGCCGCCGATGCGGTGGCGCGCTTCATGAGGTAAACCCGCTGCTCCCTGAGCGAAGGAATCACCGGGAGTCCGAGTGACGGGATGGTGTCCGTTCCCTGTCCCAGCAACTGCTGATTGAGATCGGTGGGTCGCTCCACATAACTTGCGACCGTCGTCAGCAAGGCGGCTGTGCGCGTCCAGGACAACTGGTAGCTGCGACCATAGAACCGGTGCCCGACCAGCACCTTGAAATCATTCAGCGTATTCGACCACTCGGCGCCGGCGTCCCAGAAGCTCGCGCCCAGCCTGTTCACCGT
This genomic stretch from Rhodanobacter thiooxydans harbors:
- a CDS encoding AAA family ATPase is translated as MYQAFYKLRGKPFQLTPDAGMLFPSKGHKRAMAYLLYGFEQGEGFVVITGAVGTGKTLLIQKLFEELAHRNLAVASIASANLDGDDILPAVAAALALPFEGRGKEALLQDVKRHLISLHARQTHALLVVDEAQTLTPAALEMLRILSNFEFRGRALLQVFLVGQTELRRIIVSNHMEQLRQRIIASHRLDPMSEEESRAYVLHRLHAVGWNDDPELAPDVFTGVYLASGGIPRKINLVMDRLLLHGYLEELHSLDQTELAIVLDEIHEEMAGVPATLEASAVPEELDLTRAVVPSDPESVLASLDLERNRVMLQLLREEVRRREVLLLAASPLAPVVHEAAIADARYPGSGQEDP